The sequence below is a genomic window from Streptococcus oralis.
TCCGATACCGTGTGTAAAGTAGTCGCCATAACCTGCCTCGATAATAATATCACGAGGAATTTTGTCAAAGTCACGGAAACCTAAGCCAGCCTTAGCTTGATCAATCAGAGCTTGGTTGGCTTTCAGAACCGTATTGTATATTTCTGCCTGCTCGTCACTGACATGACCGAGGTAGATGGTCCGTGTCATATCACTGACATAGTGGTCGTAGAGACAGCCGAAGTCCATGGTAATAGCTTCTCCCGCTTCAACCGGTTTGTGCATTGGATGAGCATGGGGCTTAGAAGAGTTGATGCCACTTGCTAAAATGGTATCAAAAGACAAGCCTGCCGCTCCTAGCTCCCGCATGCGGAAATCAAGGAAGTTGGCAATCTCAATTTCAGTTTTTCCTGGTTTGATAAAATCAAGCGCATCGCGAAAAGCTTGGTCTGAGATAGAACAAGCCTTGCGAATAGTCGCAATCTCTTTCTCATCTTTAATCATACGAAGCGCTTCAACAAACTGAGTCTGTGGAAGCAAGTCAATTCCTGCAAAAGCTGCCTGCATACGGTGGTAATAAGAAACCGCAATCTCGTCCTCAAAACCGACCCGAGACAAGCCCATATCCTTAACAATGCCTGCAATAACAGCCAATTCATCGCGGTCAGCCACAATCTCAAAACCTGTCACTTCTTGCTTAGCTGCAATGATATAGCGAGAGTCTGTCACC
It includes:
- a CDS encoding M24 family metallopeptidase — protein: MNKRVQAFLAKMQEKELDGIIINNLKNVYYLTGFWGSNGTVFISRDRQILVTDSRYIIAAKQEVTGFEIVADRDELAVIAGIVKDMGLSRVGFEDEIAVSYYHRMQAAFAGIDLLPQTQFVEALRMIKDEKEIATIRKACSISDQAFRDALDFIKPGKTEIEIANFLDFRMRELGAAGLSFDTILASGINSSKPHAHPMHKPVEAGEAITMDFGCLYDHYVSDMTRTIYLGHVSDEQAEIYNTVLKANQALIDQAKAGLGFRDFDKIPRDIIIEAGYGDYFTHGIGHGIGLDIHEEPYFSQTSKEVIKSGMVLTDEPGIYIEGKYGVRIEDDILITDNGCELLTLAPKELIVI